Proteins encoded in a region of the Populus nigra chromosome 3, ddPopNigr1.1, whole genome shotgun sequence genome:
- the LOC133688351 gene encoding protein GAST1 gives MSRKPSINVILSLVLLLLLIVENYANITEAPTPQPQPNTNSNLPSYGTTQGSLNPQECGPRCTGRCSKTAFKKPCMFFCQKCCAKCLCVPAGTYGNKQSCPCYNNWKTKRGGPKCP, from the exons ATGTCGAGGAAGCCAAGCATTAATGTGATCCTCTCCCTTGTTTTGCTGCTTCTTTTGATTGTAGAGAATTAT GCTAACATCACAGAGGCTCCAACCCCTCAGCCCCAACCAAATACAAATAGCAACCTTCCATCG TATGGCACCACTCAAGGGAGCCTTAATCCTCAAG AGTGCGGACCTCGTTGCACTGGTAGATGCTCCAAGACAGCCTTCAAGAAGCCATGCATGTTCTTCTGCCAGAAGTGCTGTGCCAAGTGCTTGTGTGTGCCTGCTGGAACTTATGGGAACAAGCAATCTTGTCCCTGCTACAACAACTGGAAGACCAAGAGGGGAGGCCCCAAGTGCCCTTGA